A window from Synechococcus sp. RSCCF101 encodes these proteins:
- a CDS encoding adenine phosphoribosyltransferase yields the protein MSAAGRPGETEAGAIPVDLRSLVAEIPDFPKPGILFRDINPLLRHPRGWQEAMRQLSGVCERLQPDLIVGIESRGFIVGMALATSRSLGFVPVRKPGKLPGAVLGVEYELEYGSDRLEIPCDALSGSSRVLVVDDLLATGGTAAASARLVEQAGGRVCGFAFLVELAGLAGRRQLPDGAPVESLIVYG from the coding sequence ATGTCCGCAGCAGGCCGCCCCGGCGAGACAGAGGCCGGGGCGATTCCGGTGGACCTGCGCTCCCTGGTGGCGGAGATCCCGGATTTCCCCAAGCCCGGCATCCTCTTCCGCGACATCAATCCCCTGCTGCGCCATCCGCGGGGCTGGCAGGAGGCGATGCGGCAGCTGTCCGGGGTGTGCGAGCGCCTGCAACCGGACCTGATCGTGGGGATCGAATCGCGCGGCTTCATCGTGGGCATGGCACTGGCCACGAGCCGATCTCTGGGCTTCGTTCCGGTGCGCAAGCCGGGCAAGCTGCCTGGCGCCGTGCTGGGGGTGGAGTACGAGCTGGAGTACGGCAGCGACCGGCTGGAAATCCCCTGTGATGCCCTCAGCGGATCGAGCCGCGTGCTGGTGGTGGATGACCTGCTGGCCACGGGCGGCACCGCCGCGGCCAGCGCCCGGCTGGTGGAGCAGGCCGGCGGCCGGGTGTGCGGCTTCGCCTTCCTGGTGGAGCTCGCCGGGCTGGCCGGACGCCGGCAGCTGCCGGACGGCGCCCCGGTGGAGTCGCTGATCGTCTACGGCTGA
- a CDS encoding DUF2949 domain-containing protein has protein sequence MLRFLQQRLGISDNALQLGMRQAALEQAPLPVVLWRFGLLSIDQLEAVLEWQDRQP, from the coding sequence CTGCTGCGCTTTCTGCAGCAGCGTCTGGGCATCAGCGACAACGCCTTGCAGCTGGGGATGCGGCAGGCCGCCCTTGAGCAGGCCCCGCTGCCGGTGGTGCTTTGGCGCTTCGGCCTGCTCTCCATCGATCAGCTCGAGGCCGTGCTCGAGTGGCAGGACCGCCAGCCCTGA
- a CDS encoding FAD-dependent monooxygenase has translation MGRNRQHSTATSRELRARVIGAGPTGALAALALADAGWIVELRDRLDPSALLARERAYAISQSSRILLQQLGLWAGLRPNLSPFQRLQLEDRAAARHVLFGLDDLPAEAAAIGWILGHRPLMALLLERLSAAASVSLQLGVDGPFESPGPAPDLVLACDGPRSGLRRQARLPWWEHRYGQSCVTATVALSQGHGAPTSGCAWECFRPEGPLAVLPLERGWAQVVWSCGKERAERLTDLSPSAFLDALAAVLPGGLEPEGLRDQPRAFPVGIGLAPRLSRGRMLLVGEAAHRCHPVGGQGLNLCWRDVATIHRLAALARAGRLRAAAIPSRYALRRRLDLLLTLLSTDLLVRLFSNRQPLLLPLRRLALALLRQQSALRRLALAMMELGLPGLLPGRRDLQHHAPAHAASGPAALSAAASGHQRQRLAAGDAAGRP, from the coding sequence ATGGGACGCAACCGTCAGCACAGCACGGCCACCAGCAGAGAGCTGCGGGCACGGGTCATCGGAGCCGGACCCACCGGTGCCCTGGCTGCGCTGGCCCTGGCTGACGCCGGCTGGATCGTGGAGCTGCGCGACCGGCTCGATCCATCGGCCCTGCTCGCGCGCGAGCGGGCCTACGCCATCAGTCAGTCCAGCCGGATCCTGCTGCAGCAGCTAGGCCTCTGGGCTGGGCTCCGCCCCAACCTGAGTCCCTTCCAGCGGCTGCAGCTCGAGGACCGGGCTGCTGCCAGGCACGTGCTCTTCGGTCTCGACGACCTCCCGGCCGAAGCCGCCGCCATCGGCTGGATCCTCGGCCACCGGCCCCTCATGGCCTTGCTGCTTGAGCGGCTGTCCGCGGCCGCTTCGGTCTCGCTCCAGCTCGGTGTGGATGGACCTTTCGAGTCGCCGGGACCGGCGCCTGATCTGGTGCTCGCCTGTGATGGACCCCGATCGGGTCTGCGGCGGCAGGCCCGGCTGCCCTGGTGGGAGCACCGCTACGGCCAGTCGTGCGTCACGGCCACGGTGGCCCTGAGTCAGGGCCATGGCGCTCCAACCTCCGGCTGCGCCTGGGAGTGCTTCCGTCCGGAGGGGCCGCTGGCCGTGTTGCCGCTGGAGCGGGGCTGGGCCCAGGTGGTCTGGAGCTGCGGCAAAGAGCGCGCCGAACGCCTGACGGACCTCTCGCCTTCCGCCTTCCTTGATGCGCTGGCGGCCGTGCTGCCCGGAGGCCTGGAGCCCGAGGGCCTGCGCGATCAGCCCAGGGCCTTCCCGGTGGGCATCGGTCTGGCGCCCAGGCTCAGCCGGGGTCGGATGCTGCTGGTGGGGGAGGCGGCCCACCGCTGCCACCCCGTCGGGGGGCAGGGGCTCAATCTCTGCTGGCGGGATGTGGCCACGATCCATCGCCTCGCGGCCCTGGCCAGGGCCGGACGATTGCGGGCCGCCGCCATCCCCAGTCGCTACGCCCTGCGGCGTCGGCTCGATCTGCTGCTCACCCTTCTCAGCACCGATCTGCTGGTGCGGCTGTTCTCCAACCGCCAGCCGCTGCTGCTGCCGCTGCGGCGCCTGGCGCTGGCGCTGCTGCGGCAGCAATCCGCCCTGCGTCGGCTCGCCCTGGCCATGATGGAGCTCGGACTACCGGGTCTGCTCCCGGGCCGCCGTGATCTTCAGCACCACGCCCCAGCCCATGCCGCCTCAGGCCCTGCTGCGCTTTCTGCAGCAGCGTCTGGGCATCAGCGACAACGCCTTGCAGCTGGGGATGCGGCAGGCCGCCCTTGA